A portion of the Canis lupus baileyi chromosome 6, mCanLup2.hap1, whole genome shotgun sequence genome contains these proteins:
- the LOC140634692 gene encoding protein S100-A12-like: MTKLEDHLEGIVDVFHRYSARVGHPDTLSKGEMKQLIIRELPNTLKNTKDQATVDKLFQDLDADKDGQVNFNEFISLVSVVLDTSHKNTHKE, from the exons ATGACTAAGCTGGAGGACCACCTGGAGGGGATCGTTGATGTCTTCCACCGGTACTCAGCCCGGGTGGGGCATCCTGACACCCTTTCAAAGGGTGAGATGAAGCAGCTGATCATAAGGGAACTTCCAAACACCCTCAAG AACACCAAAGATCAAGCTACGGTtgacaaattatttcaagatctGGATGCTGATAAAGACGGACAGGTCAACTTCAATGAATTCATATCCCTGGTTTCTGTTGTGCTAGACACTTCTCATAAGAATACCCACAAAGAGTAG